The following are encoded in a window of Falco biarmicus isolate bFalBia1 chromosome 8, bFalBia1.pri, whole genome shotgun sequence genomic DNA:
- the GRPEL2 gene encoding grpE protein homolog 2, mitochondrial → MAARSLRRFGTVLPLGGAARRGSLYFRESPCVFSTAAQQRSTGDECGPEDPRDEPRHPLSDCALEHKTIKLEEQVQDLTERYRKALADSEKVRRRTQKFVEDAKLFGIQSFCRDLVEVADILEKTAESAAEEAEPSNPNPTLKKICEGLSLIEAKLQSVFAKHGLQKMNPVGGKYDPYDHEIVCHVPAEGMQPGTIALVTQDGYKLHGRTIRHALVGVAVESQE, encoded by the exons ATGGCCGCCCGCTCCCTGCGGCGCTTCGGGACCGTGCTCCCCCtcggcggcgcggcgcggcgcggcag TTTGTATTTCAGGGAGTCCCCCTGTGttttcagcactgcagctcagcagagaaGTACAGGAGACGAGTGTGGCCCAGAAGATCCCCGTGATGAGCCCAGGCATCCCCTTTCTGACTGTGCCTTAGAGCACAAAACCATCAAATTGGAAGAACAAGTCCAGGATTTAACT GAGCGATACCGGAAAGCCTTGGCAGATTCTGAGAAGGTCCGGAGGAGAACACAGAAGTTTGTGGAAGATGCCAAGCTCTTTG GGATCCAAAGTTTCTGCAGGGACCTTGTGGAGGTAGCAGATATCTTGGAGAAGACTGCCGAGAGTGCCGCAGAAGAAGCGGAGCCTAGTAATCCAAATCCAACCCTGAAGAAAATCTGTGAAGGCCTCTCTCTTATAGAGGCCAAATTGCAAAGTGTGTTTGCCAAACATGGCCTTCAGAAGATGAACCCTGTTGGTGGCAAATATGATCCGTATGACCATGAAATAGTCTGCCATGTACCAGCCGAGGGAATGCAGCCAGGCACGATAGCGCTGGTGACTCAGGATGGCTATAAACTCCATGGTCGCACTATCAGGCATGCACTCGTCGGCGTGGCAGTAGAGTCACAGGAGTGA